One part of the Lotus japonicus ecotype B-129 chromosome 2, LjGifu_v1.2 genome encodes these proteins:
- the LOC130738395 gene encoding cysteine-rich receptor-like protein kinase 25 isoform X2: protein MPSYNILFFILISFMSFPPTKTEDSIAIYLHKICSNTTTISNNSSSFQFDLRTLLNSLSSKATGDTQFSNASVIGSTDPSDSVYGLFMCRGDIPSKLCQNCIRDATLQLFSECSSSKQALIWYEECMVRFSDRNFFSAVETQPRISFSNSLNVSNSESFMHLVFETMNATADAAAGGDEKKKFATREEVTVSENQTLYCLAQCTPDLSPRDCRTCLSRAIGEFAKCCGGKQGGRVMYPSCNVRFELNKFYRDIGDKAQSASPLSGSPDIWWL, encoded by the exons ATGCCTTCCTATAACATTCTATTCTTCATCCTCATTAGTTTTATGAGTTTTCCACCTACCAAAACAGAGGACAGTATTGCTATTTATCTACACAAAATCTGCTCCAACACCACCACAATCTCCAACAACAGCAGCTCCTTCCAATTTGATCTGAGAACCCTCCTCAATTCACTGTCCTCTAAAGCCACCGGTGACACCCAATTCTCCAATGCCTCAGTCATTGGCAGCACAGACCCATCTGACTCCGTCTATGGACTCTTCATGTGCAGGGGTGACATCCCCTCTAAACTCTGTCAAAATTGCATCAGAGACGCAACCCTGCAACTCTTCTCAGAGTGCTCCTCATCCAAACAAGCATTGATTTGGTATGAGGAGTGCATGGTTCGCTTCTCCGATCGCAATTTCTTCTCGGCTGTGGAAACACAGCCGAGAATTAGCTTCTCAAACAGCCTTAACGTCTCAAACTCAGAAAGCTTCATGCATTTGGTGTTTGAGACCATGAATGCAACTGCAGATGCAGCGGCAGGTGGTGATGAGAAGAAGAAGTTTGCCACGAGGGAAGAAGTAACTGTTTCGGAAAATCAGACTCTTTACTGTCTAGCTCAGTGTACGCCGGACTTGTCGCCGCGTGATTGCAGAACATGTCTCAGTAGGGCAATAGGGGAATTTGCTAAGTGCTGTGGAGGAAAGCAGGGAGGGAGAGTTATGTATCCTAGCTGCAATGTGAGGTTTGAATTGAACAAATTTTACAGGGATATTGGTGACAAAGCACAGAGTGCTTCTCCATTATCAGGATCTCCAG ATATTTGGTGGCTATAG
- the LOC130738395 gene encoding putative cysteine-rich receptor-like protein kinase 9 isoform X1 yields MPSYNILFFILISFMSFPPTKTEDSIAIYLHKICSNTTTISNNSSSFQFDLRTLLNSLSSKATGDTQFSNASVIGSTDPSDSVYGLFMCRGDIPSKLCQNCIRDATLQLFSECSSSKQALIWYEECMVRFSDRNFFSAVETQPRISFSNSLNVSNSESFMHLVFETMNATADAAAGGDEKKKFATREEVTVSENQTLYCLAQCTPDLSPRDCRTCLSRAIGEFAKCCGGKQGGRVMYPSCNVRFELNKFYRDIGDKAQSASPLSGSPEIQEEPTGGTEEIFKASFHSSRRNIEADKKKMTSYVLMFDLKPRYLVAIASSEEAKILKNPTF; encoded by the exons ATGCCTTCCTATAACATTCTATTCTTCATCCTCATTAGTTTTATGAGTTTTCCACCTACCAAAACAGAGGACAGTATTGCTATTTATCTACACAAAATCTGCTCCAACACCACCACAATCTCCAACAACAGCAGCTCCTTCCAATTTGATCTGAGAACCCTCCTCAATTCACTGTCCTCTAAAGCCACCGGTGACACCCAATTCTCCAATGCCTCAGTCATTGGCAGCACAGACCCATCTGACTCCGTCTATGGACTCTTCATGTGCAGGGGTGACATCCCCTCTAAACTCTGTCAAAATTGCATCAGAGACGCAACCCTGCAACTCTTCTCAGAGTGCTCCTCATCCAAACAAGCATTGATTTGGTATGAGGAGTGCATGGTTCGCTTCTCCGATCGCAATTTCTTCTCGGCTGTGGAAACACAGCCGAGAATTAGCTTCTCAAACAGCCTTAACGTCTCAAACTCAGAAAGCTTCATGCATTTGGTGTTTGAGACCATGAATGCAACTGCAGATGCAGCGGCAGGTGGTGATGAGAAGAAGAAGTTTGCCACGAGGGAAGAAGTAACTGTTTCGGAAAATCAGACTCTTTACTGTCTAGCTCAGTGTACGCCGGACTTGTCGCCGCGTGATTGCAGAACATGTCTCAGTAGGGCAATAGGGGAATTTGCTAAGTGCTGTGGAGGAAAGCAGGGAGGGAGAGTTATGTATCCTAGCTGCAATGTGAGGTTTGAATTGAACAAATTTTACAGGGATATTGGTGACAAAGCACAGAGTGCTTCTCCATTATCAGGATCTCCAG AAATTCAGGAGGAACCGACAGGAGGAACCGAGGAAATATTTAAAGCCAGTTTTCACTCTAGTAGAAGAAACATTGAAGCTGATAAGAAAAAAATGACATCCTACGTACTAATGTTTGATTTGAAACCTAGATATTTGGTGGCTATAGCTTCATCTGAAGAAGCCAAGATTCTGAAGAACCCAACCTTCTGA
- the LOC130738394 gene encoding cysteine-rich receptor-like protein kinase 25 isoform X2: MPSYNILFFFILISFLRFPPTKTEDSIAIYLYKICSNTTTTTISNNNSAFQFDLRTLLTSLSSKATGDTQFSTSTVIGSTNPSDSVYGLFMCKGDDDSQLCQQCIGDATLQLFSECSLSKQAVIWYDECMVRYSNRNFFSAVDTQPKFVYLNPLNVSNPESFLHLVYKAMNATADEAASGDEKIKYATKEVTVSDSESHTIYIQAQCTPDLSPRDCRTCLSDAIGEFPKCCVAKKGGRVMYPSCNIRYEPDPFYHTISTSPTPAPPLVSATTNNTYSPQTQTTSPSRSTEKQSNRGRTIILIVVPAVILVMLFSFGCYFLKRKARKSHLTILRENFGKESATLEPLQFDFPIIEAATNNFSQENYIGKGGFGKVYKGILLDGQQIAVKRLSETSKQGVDEFKNEVLLIAKLQHRNLVAFIGFCLEDQEKILVYEYVPNKSLDYFLFDSQGPNPLSWDERYNIIGGIAQGIIYLHEHSRLKVIHRDLKPSNVLLDENMIPKISDFGLARIVEINQDQGSTNRIVGT, from the exons ATGCCTTCCTATaacattcttttcttcttcatcctgaTTAGCTTCCTCAGGTTTCCACCTACCAAGACAGAGGACAGCATTGCTATTTATCTATATAAAATTTgctccaacaccaccaccaccaccatctccaacAACAACAGTGCCTTCCAATTTGATCTGAGAACCCTCCTCACTTCATTGTCTTCTAAGGCCACAGGAGACACCCAATTCTCCACCAGCACAGTCATTGGTAGCACAAACCCATCTGACTCCGTCTATGGGCTTTTCATGTGCAAGGGCGACGATGACTCTCAACTCTGTCAACAATGCATCGGGGACGCAACTCTGCAACTCTTCTCAGAGTGCTCCTTGTCCAAACAAGCTGTGATTTGGTATGACGAGTGCATGGTTCGCTACTCCAATCGCAATTTCTTCTCCGCCGTCGATACGCAGCCTAAATTTGTCTATTTGAACCCCCTTAATGTCTCAAACCCAGAAAGCTTCTTGCATTTGGTGTATAAGGCCATGAATGCAACTGCAGACGAAGCAGCAAGTGGTGATGAGAAGATTAAGTACGCCACAAAGGAAGTAACTGTCTCAGACTCAGAATCTCACACCATTTACATTCAAGCTCAGTGCACACCAGATTTGTCACCCCGTGATTGCAGAACATGTCTCAGTGATGCGATAGGGGAATTTCCAAAGTGTTGTGTTGCAAAGAAGGGAGGGAGAGTTATGTATCCAAGCTGTAATATTAGGTATGAACCGGACCCTTTCTATCACACCATTTCTACATCACCCACTCCAGCACCACCACTAGTTTCTGCCACCACAAATAACACTTACTCGCCTCAGACTCAGACTACTTCTCCATCACGATCTACTG AGAAACAAAGTAACAGAGGACGAACAATTATCTTAATTGTTGTGCCTGCGGTTATTCTAGTGATGCTCTTTTCCTTTGGTTGCTATTTCCTAAAGCGAAAAGCAAGAAAGAGTCATTTGACAATTCTCAGAGAAAATT TTGGTAAAGAAAGTGCAACTTTAGAGCCATTGCAATTCGATTTTCCCATAATTGAAGCAGCAACAAACAACTTTTCTCAAGAAAATTACATTGGAAAAGGAGGATTCGGAAAGGTTTATAAG GGCATTCTACTTGATGGTCAACAAATAGCTGTAAAGAGACTTTCAGAAACTTCTAAGCAGGGTGTTGACGAGTTTAAGAATGAAGTTTTATTGATAGCGAAGCTTCAACATAGAAATCTGGTGGCATTCATTGGCTTTTGTCTTGAGGACCAAGAGAAAATACTCGTTTACGAATACGTGCCAAATAAGAGCCTTGATTACTTTTTATTCG ATTCTCAAGGGCCAAATCCATTAAGCTGGGATGAACGTTATAATATTATTGGGGGGATTGCTCAAGGAATTATTTATTTACATGAGCATTCCCGACTTAAAGTCATACATCGTGATCTCAAACCTAGTAATGTTTTATTAGATGAAAATATGATTCCAAAAATTTCAGATTTTGGTTTGGCTAGAATTGTTGAAATAAATCAAGACCAAGGAAGTACAAATAGAATTGTTGGAACATAG
- the LOC130738394 gene encoding cysteine-rich receptor-like protein kinase 25 isoform X1, producing MPSYNILFFFILISFLRFPPTKTEDSIAIYLYKICSNTTTTTISNNNSAFQFDLRTLLTSLSSKATGDTQFSTSTVIGSTNPSDSVYGLFMCKGDDDSQLCQQCIGDATLQLFSECSLSKQAVIWYDECMVRYSNRNFFSAVDTQPKFVYLNPLNVSNPESFLHLVYKAMNATADEAASGDEKIKYATKEVTVSDSESHTIYIQAQCTPDLSPRDCRTCLSDAIGEFPKCCVAKKGGRVMYPSCNIRYEPDPFYHTISTSPTPAPPLVSATTNNTYSPQTQTTSPSRSTEKQSNRGRTIILIVVPAVILVMLFSFGCYFLKRKARKSHLTILRENFGKESATLEPLQFDFPIIEAATNNFSQENYIGKGGFGKVYKGILLDGQQIAVKRLSETSKQGVDEFKNEVLLIAKLQHRNLVAFIGFCLEDQEKILVYEYVPNKSLDYFLFDFGLARIVEINQDQGSTNRIVGTYGYMSPEYAMLGKFSEKSDVFSFGVMILEIVTGKKNLTSWEPQPVSNGLLSCVWRQLKDQTPLSVLDINIKENYSEIEVIKCIQIGLLCVQHNPNDRPTMSEIVSYLSGYSIDLPTPQEPTFFLHTRMNPNPQESSSTQSGNNSINQVSTSTFLPR from the exons ATGCCTTCCTATaacattcttttcttcttcatcctgaTTAGCTTCCTCAGGTTTCCACCTACCAAGACAGAGGACAGCATTGCTATTTATCTATATAAAATTTgctccaacaccaccaccaccaccatctccaacAACAACAGTGCCTTCCAATTTGATCTGAGAACCCTCCTCACTTCATTGTCTTCTAAGGCCACAGGAGACACCCAATTCTCCACCAGCACAGTCATTGGTAGCACAAACCCATCTGACTCCGTCTATGGGCTTTTCATGTGCAAGGGCGACGATGACTCTCAACTCTGTCAACAATGCATCGGGGACGCAACTCTGCAACTCTTCTCAGAGTGCTCCTTGTCCAAACAAGCTGTGATTTGGTATGACGAGTGCATGGTTCGCTACTCCAATCGCAATTTCTTCTCCGCCGTCGATACGCAGCCTAAATTTGTCTATTTGAACCCCCTTAATGTCTCAAACCCAGAAAGCTTCTTGCATTTGGTGTATAAGGCCATGAATGCAACTGCAGACGAAGCAGCAAGTGGTGATGAGAAGATTAAGTACGCCACAAAGGAAGTAACTGTCTCAGACTCAGAATCTCACACCATTTACATTCAAGCTCAGTGCACACCAGATTTGTCACCCCGTGATTGCAGAACATGTCTCAGTGATGCGATAGGGGAATTTCCAAAGTGTTGTGTTGCAAAGAAGGGAGGGAGAGTTATGTATCCAAGCTGTAATATTAGGTATGAACCGGACCCTTTCTATCACACCATTTCTACATCACCCACTCCAGCACCACCACTAGTTTCTGCCACCACAAATAACACTTACTCGCCTCAGACTCAGACTACTTCTCCATCACGATCTACTG AGAAACAAAGTAACAGAGGACGAACAATTATCTTAATTGTTGTGCCTGCGGTTATTCTAGTGATGCTCTTTTCCTTTGGTTGCTATTTCCTAAAGCGAAAAGCAAGAAAGAGTCATTTGACAATTCTCAGAGAAAATT TTGGTAAAGAAAGTGCAACTTTAGAGCCATTGCAATTCGATTTTCCCATAATTGAAGCAGCAACAAACAACTTTTCTCAAGAAAATTACATTGGAAAAGGAGGATTCGGAAAGGTTTATAAG GGCATTCTACTTGATGGTCAACAAATAGCTGTAAAGAGACTTTCAGAAACTTCTAAGCAGGGTGTTGACGAGTTTAAGAATGAAGTTTTATTGATAGCGAAGCTTCAACATAGAAATCTGGTGGCATTCATTGGCTTTTGTCTTGAGGACCAAGAGAAAATACTCGTTTACGAATACGTGCCAAATAAGAGCCTTGATTACTTTTTATTCG ATTTTGGTTTGGCTAGAATTGTTGAAATAAATCAAGACCAAGGAAGTACAAATAGAATTGTTGGAACATA TGGTTATATGTCTCCAGAATACGCAATGCTTGGGAAATTTTCGGAGAAATcagatgttttcagttttggaGTCATGATTTTAGAGATTGTTACCGGGAAAAAGAATCTAACTTCTTGGGAACCACAACCTGTTTCTAATGGTCTCTTGAGTTGT GTTTGGAGACAATTGAAGGATCAAACACCTTTAAGTGTCTTAGACATAAATATCAAAGAAAATTATTCTGAAATTGAGGTCATCAAGTGCATTCAGATTGGCCTATTATGTGTTCAACATAACCCTAATGATAGACCTACAATGTCAGAAATTGTTTCATATCTAAGTGGTTATTCAATTGATTTGCCAACTCCACAAGAACCTACATTTTTCTTGCACACTAGGATGAACCCAAATCCACAAGAATCAAGTTCTACTCAGTCTGGGAACAATTCTATCAATCAAGTGTCTACAAGTACTTTTCTTCCTCGATAG
- the LOC130736662 gene encoding uncharacterized protein LOC130736662, whose protein sequence is MQILRHAPDLKVTSLIVEARTRWGIVIGRFKAYRAKVKSLEMIHGASIQQYSHLRNYAAEIVRSNPGSTCIIKSTVGIHGPVFQRIYMCFKATKAAFATTCRPLIGLDGCFLKGMYGGQLLAAVGKDGNIQMFSIAYAVVEAETNDSWQWFLNLLLADLNGEKKQKWAFISDRQKGLGPTIAAIEPDTEHRFCVKSLYGYFRKRFPGQELKSALWSAARASTVPEWRAAMDVMKGLNQAAWTEMMEIPPEQWTRSHYSTDTHCDLQVNNMCEAFNRDILECRDKPIITLLEGLNFYFTGRINYADRWQANWDGDSGYSEFEAVRDNDKYVVNLQQRSCACRRWDLSGVPCVNVVACMWFNHHALENYVHLAYKRHTFLNTYSHLIRPNNGPKLWPEVEALPLNPPYVRRQPGMPKTQRNRANDESTNPNRLRRHHSTIRCRRCGNYGHNRRTCRGKELADRIIPPGGNQQNTEVLQPEQRHNTFEVGSSSSQAPPPPPPPAGSSHPPPPHAGSSQPPPPPSAGSSHAPPPPPPDASSTQPAPRRRGRKRNISQISATQ, encoded by the exons ATGCAAATTCTTAGACACGCTCCTGACTTGAAGGTCACTAGTTTGATTGTTGAGGCAAGGACTAGGTGGGGGATTGTCATTGGAAGGTTCAAAGCATACAGGGCAAAGGTGAAAAGTCTGGAAATGATTCATGGAGCAAGTATCCAGCAGTATAGTCATCTCAGGAACTATGCTGCTGAGATTGTGAGGAGTAACCCTGGATCAACATGCATCATCAAAAGCACAGTGGGTATTCATGGTCCTGTCTTCCAGAGGATTTACATGTGCTTCAAGGCAACTAAGGCAGCCTTTGCTACTACTTGCAGGCCCTTAATTGGGTTGGATGGCTGTTTTCTAAAGGGTATGTATGGTGGTCAATTACTAGCTGCAGTAGGTAAAGATGGAAACATCCAGATGTTTTCAATTGCTTATGCAGTGGTTGAAGCTGAGACAAATGACTCATGGCAATGGTTCCTCAATCTTTTATTGGCTGATTTGAATGGAGAGAAAAAGCAAAAATGGGCTTTCATTTCTGATAGACAGAAG GGCTTGGGTCCTACAATTGCTGCAATTGAGCCAGACACTGAACACAGATTTTGTGTTAAGTCTCTGTATGGTTACTTCAGGAAGAGATTCCCAGGACAAGAATTGAAAAGTGCTTTGTGGAGTGCAGCTAGGGCAAGCACAGTCCCAGAATGGAGAGCTGCAATGGATGTGATGAAGGGTTTGAATCAAGCTGCATGGACAGAGATGATGGAGATTCCACCTGAACAATGGACAAGGTCTCACTATAGCACAGACACACATTGTGACTTGCAGGTCAACAATATGTGTGAGGCTTTCAATAGAGACATCTTGGAATGTAGGGACAAGCCCATCATAACACTGTTGGAGGGTTTGAATTTTTACTTCACCGGCCGCATT AACTATGCAGATAGGTGGCAAGCCAATTGGGATGGAGATAGTGGATATTCTGAGTTTGAAGCAGTTAGGGACAATGACAAGTATGTTGTGAACCTGCAACAGAGGTCATGCGCTTGTAGGAGGTGGGATCTCTCTGGAGTTCCTTGTGTAAATGTTGTTGCTTGCATGTGGTTCAACCATCACGCCCTAGAGAACTATGTCCATCTTGCTTACAA GAGACATACCTTTCTGAACACTTACTCTCACCTTATCCGACCCAACAATGGACCAAAGTTGTGGCCAGAGGTTGAGGCACTTCCTCTCAATCCTCCATATGTGAGAAGGCAGCCAGGCATGCCTAAAACACAGAGGAACAGAGCCAATGATGAGTCAACCAACCCTAATAGGCTGAGGAGGCACCACTCTACTATCAGGTGTAGAAGGTGTGGGAATTATGGACACAATAGGAGGACTTGCAGAGGAAAGGAGCTAGCAGACAGAATCATTCCACCTGGAGGGAATCAA CAAAACACTGAAGTGTTACAACCTGAACAGAGGCACAATACTTTTGAAGTAGGATCCTCATCATCTCAggcacctccacctccaccacctcctGCAGGCTCATCTCACCCTCCACCACCTCATGCAGGCTCATctcagccaccaccaccaccttctgcAGGCTCATCTCatgcaccaccacctccacctcctgATGCATCTTCAACACAGCCAGCACCAAGAAGAAGAGGCAGGAAGAGGAACATCAGCCAAATTAGTGCAACTCAGTAG